The following DNA comes from Caulobacter mirabilis.
GCCGATCCTGCAGCGCCTGGCCGAGAACCGCCGCCCGGCGCCGCGCCGCGGCTGCCGCGCGCTGATCCTGTCGCCGACCCGCGAGCTCGCCACCCAGATCGGCGACAGCTTCAAGACCTACGGCGCCAACATGGGCCTGTCCGTCCAGGTGGTGTTCGGCGGCGTGAAGTACGGCCCGCAGGTCCGCGCCCTGGCCGGCGGCGTCGACGTGCTGGTGGCCGCGCCCGGCCGCCTGATCGACCACATCAACGAGAAGGTCGCCAACCTGTCGGAGACGGAGATCTTCGTCCTCGACGAGGCCGACCAGATGCTCGACATGGGCTTCATCGTGCCGATCCGCCGGATCGTGAAGCACCTGCCGCACAAGCGTCAGAACCTGTTCTTCTCGGCCACCATGCCGAGCGAGATCGAGAAGCTGGCCGGCGAGCTGCTGCACAACCCATCGAAGGTGTCGGTGACGCCGCAGTCGACCACGGTCGAGAAGATCGAACAGAAGATCCTGTTCGTGGAGGCCGCCCGCAAGCGCGCCCTGCTGGCCGAGCTGTTCGACGACGCCGCCTTCAAGCGCGTGCTGGTCTTCACCCGGACCAAGCGCGGCGCCGACCGCGTGGCCAAGGGGCTGAACACCATCGGCGTCGAGGCCGCCTCGATCCACGGCGACAAGACGCAGGGCCAGCGCGAGCGCGCCCTGGCGGCGTTCAAGGCCGGTTCGATGCGGGCCCTGGTCGCGACCGACATCGCCGCCCGCGGCATCGACGTCGACGGCGTGACCCACGTCATCCAGTACGAGCTGCCGAACGTGCCGGAAGCCTACGTCCACCGCATCGGCCGCACGGCCCGCGCCGGCGCCAACGGCGCGGCGGTGTCGCTGGTCGCCGACGACGAGCGCAATCTGCTGAAGGACATCGAGAAGGTCACCCGCCAGCGCATCCCCAGCTGGGATCGCCGCAACGACAAGGTCCTGGGGCAGGCCCAGGCCGCCCTCTCGGCGACCGACCCGATCAAGACCGAGCGTCATCGCGACCCGCGGGCCGCGGGCGGCGGCGGTCGTAACGGCGGCGGCGGCCGCGGCGGCCAGCAGAACCGCAACAAGAAGCCTCAGGCGCTGGACGCCTCAGGCAAGCCGCAGCCGGAACGCGGCCAGCGCGCCCGCCACCGCCCGGCCGGCTACGAGCCCCTCGCCGCCGCCGGCGACGCCCCGCCCAAGCGCAAGCGGAACCGCAATCGCAACCGCGGCAAAGGCGGCGGCGGCCAGGGCGCTCAGGCGTAGTCCGGCGTCCGCTCCGGCATGAGAAAGGCCCGCGCCGAGGGATCGGCGCGGGCCTTTTGCGTGTTGCGTCCTTCGACACGCAGCCTTCGGCTGCTGCTCAGGATGACTAGGGAATAGTCATGGTGAGCAGCGACCGCAGGTCGCGTGTCGAACCACGCAGGGCGCTACCGCCCCTTCCACTCCGGCGCCCGTTTCTGGGCGAAGGCCAGCGGGCCTTCCCGGAAGTCCTCGGACTGGAACAGGGCTGCGACGGCCGGCATCTTGAACTGACCCTTGATGGCCTCCTCGAGGTTCATCTCCAGGCCCTGCATCACCGCCTGCTTGCTGGCGCGGATCGACATCGGGCTGCATTCGCCGATCAGGGCCGCCCACTTTTTCGCCTCCGCCAGCAGGTCGGCCGCCGGCACGACGGCGTTGACGAAGCCCAGCTGGCGCCCCTCCTCTGCGCCGACGCGGCGGGCGGTCAGGATCATGCCCATCGCCTGCTTCAGCCCGATCTGGCGCGGCAGCCGGTGCAGGCCGCCCGCGAGCGCCGCCAGCCCCACCTTCGGCTCCGGCAGGGCGAAGACCGCCGTATCCGCCGCGATGATGAGGTCGCAGGCCAGGGCGATCTCGAAGCCGCCGCCCATCGCCACCCCGTTCACCGCCGCGATCAGCGGCTTGTCCAGGTCGAAGCGGCTGGTCAGGCCGGCGAAGCCCGACGGGGGACTGCCCATCTTGCCGCCCGAGGCCTGGTGCTTGAGGTCGTTGCCGGCCGAAAAGGCCCGGTCGCCGGCCCCGGTGACGATCCCCACCCACTGGTCCGGATCGGCGGCGAAGGCGTTGAACGCCTCGTCCAGCTCGAAATGCATCGGCGAATGGAGGGCGTTCATCACCTCCGGCCGGTTCAGGGTGAAGATGGTGACCGGCCCTTCGCGGTCGACCTTGATGAACTCGTAGGCCATTTGCGGCGTCGCTCCCTTTCTTGATCCTCCTCTCTGGGGGAGGTGGCTCGGCGAAGCCGAGACGGAGGGGGTCCTGCCGGCGATCCGAGACCCCCTCAGCCGTCGCTTCGCGCCGGCAGCTCCCCCAGAGGGGAGCATCTGACGGTCGCTTACGCCGCGTCCGTCAACCGACCGCCTTCAGATCCCGCGCGAAGCGCTTCCAGTTCTCCACGTAGTGCAGGGCCGACATCGTCAGGCCCCGGGCCTGCTGCTCGCTGATCTCGCGGACCACCTTGCCGGGCGCGCCCATGACCAGGCTGTTGTCCGGAATCTCCTTGCCCTCGGGAATCAGCGCCCCGGCGCCGATCAGGCAGTTGCGGCCTATTTTCGCGCCATTCAGCACGATCGCCCCGATCCCGATCAGGCTGTTGTCGCCGATGGTGCAGCCATGAAGCATGACCATGTGGCCGACCGTCACGTTGGCGCCGATGACCAGAGGCATGCCGTGATCGGCGTGAAGCACAGAACCGTCTTGGACGTTGCTGTTCTCGCCGATGGTCAGGGATTCGGTGTCGCCTCTAGCCACCGCGCCCCACCAGATGCTGGCGTTCTTCTTCAGAATCACAGCGCCCATCACCTCAGCGCTGGGCGCAATCCAGTATTCACCTTCCGGAGGCAGCTGCGGCGTCAGGGCGCCCAAAGCATAAACAGTCATACCCTCGCCTTGTCTATTTATCGTGACGGCTTGATTAACCGCTCGGAAACCACGTTAGATCATCATAGTCGGGCGATTCGAGGGGGCCTCGGCCATCTCGCATCCTGCATGGGCGGACGTCCCGTCCATGGTCTCCTGACGACGGAGAACCGGGTGTCGCGTTTTGTGTCCAGGCGCCGTCGAGCGCCGCACGTTCCGCATAGCGCCAGCGAGCCGCCGGGCCGCGCACGCGCCATCCATTTCGTTCTCCTCCAGCAAGGGCGCGCCATTTCGGCGACGCCCTTTTTTCATGCCCCATCGGAGGCTTCTCTATGACCAAGCGTGCCCTGAAGCGGACCGTGCGCGAAGGCGCATTCGATCACGCCCAGTTCCACGACGACGGCAAGGTGCGCCGTCTGCCGGTGAACAGCGGCGGCTGGTCTCCGCTCGGCCGGGATGACGACCGCGACCAGGGGTACCTCAAGACAATAAAACCAAAGTCGGACGGCCAGGCCGAGCTGCTGGCCGCCATCGACGCCAAGAACCTGGTCATGGCCCTGGGACCGGCCGGCACCGGCAAGACCTATCTGGCCATCGCCAAGGCGGTCGAGGCGCTGGAAGGCGGCAAGGTCGCCAAGATCGTGCTCAGCCGCCCGGCCGTCGAGGCCGGCGAGTCGATCGGCTTCCTGCCCGGCGACATGGAGGACAAACTCGCCCCCTACCTGCGGCCGCTCTACGACGCCCTGTCGGACCGGCTGTCGATGAAACGGGTCCGCGCCCTGATCGCCGAGGGCGCCATCGAGATCGCCCCGGTCGGCTACATGCGCGGCCGGACGCTGAACAACGCCTTCGTGGTCATCGACGAGGCCCAGAACTGCACCTACGGCCAGCTGAAGATGCTGCTGACCCGCCTGGGCTGGCACTCGACCATGGTCGTGACCGGCGACCCGCACCAGTCGGACCTGCTGCCGGGCCTGTCGGGCCTGGGCGACGTGGCCGACCGGTTCGAGGCGGTGCCGAACATCGCCGTCGTGCGGCTGGCCGAGCAGGACATCGTCCGCCACCCGCTGGTCGCGGAGATGCTGGGCGTCCTCTGATCCTTCGGCCCTGAAAGGAAAAGGCCCCGCGGAGCGATCCGCGGGGCCTTTGTCTTTCTACGTCAGCCGATCTTGCCGAAGCACCAGGCCAGGATCGACTTCTGGGCGTGGATGCGGTTTTCCGCCTCGTCCCAGACCAGCGACTGCGGCCCGTCGATGACGCCGTCGGTCACCTCCTCGCCGCGGTGCGCCGGCAGGCAGTGCAGGAACACCGCGTCCCGGTCGGCCAGCGCCATCAGGTCCTCGTCGACCTGATAGGACTCGAAGGCGTCCAGGCGGGCCTCGCCATCGACGTCGCCCATCGACACCCAGGTGTCGGTGACCACGCAGTCGGCGCCGCGGACGGCGTCGCGGGGGTCCTCGGTCATCTGCACCTGGCCCTGCTGCTCGGCCGCGCGGGCCAGGTCGTACAGGTCCGGGTGGTAGGCCGCCGGGCAGGCGATGTTCAGCTTGAAGCCCAGCTTCGGCGCCGCATGGATGAAGCTGGCGCAGACGTTGTTGCCGTCCCCGACCCAGGCGATGGTCTTGCCGGTGACCGGGCCGCGATGCTCTTCGAAGGTGAGCAGGTCGGCCATGATCTGGCAGGGGTGGCTGCGGTCCGTCAGGCCGTTGATCACCGGCACGGTCGAGTTCTGCGCGAACAGCTCGACGTCCGAGTGGCGGTTGGCGCGGATCATCACCGCGTCGACCATGCGCGACAGCACCTTGGCGGTGTCCTCGATCGTCTCGCCGCGGCCGAGCTGCATGTCGGACGAGGTCGAGATGATGCCGGCGCCGCCGAGCTGGCGGATGGCGGCGTCGAACGAGAAGCGGGTCCGGGTGGAGTTCTTCTCGAAGATCATCGCCAGCGTCCGGCCGGCGGCCGGAGCGTCGTGATCGACCATGGCCTGGGTCCAGCCGCGGCGCGACGCCTTGCGCGTCTTGGCGTCGTCCAGGATGGCCCGCAGCTCGTGGGCCTCGAGCTTCCAGAGGTCCAGGAAGTGGCGAGGGGAAGCGGTCATGCGGCCGCCTTCGCCCGCGCGAACTCGCAGGTCTTCTCGAGCTTCTCGACGGCCTCGCGGGCCTCGTCCAGGGTCAGGTTCAGCGGCGGCAGCAGGCGCACGCAGTTGTCGCCCCCGCCGGCGACCAGCAGCTTGTGGTCGCGGGCCCAGCCCATGAACTCGCGGTTCACCGGGACCAGCTTCAGGCCGATCAGGAAACCCTTGCCGCGCACGTCGACGATGACGTCCGGGAAGCGGTCCTTCAGGCCGTTGAGCTGCTGGGCGAAGTAGCCGGCCACGTCGCGGACGTTGGTCAGGGTCTCTTCCTTGGCGATCTCGTCGAAGGCCGCGATGGCCACGGCCATGGCCAGCGGGTTGCCGCCGAAGGTCGAGCCGTGGACGCCCACGGTCATGCCCTTGGCCGCTTCCGCCGAGGCCAGGCAGGCGCCGACCGGGAAACCGCCGCCCAGGGCCTTGGCCACGCACATGATGTCCGGCGCGGCGTCGCTGGCCCAGTCATGGGCGAACAGCTTGCCGGTCCGGCCCATGCCCGACTGGACCTCGTCGTAGATCAGCAGGACGCCGTTCTCGCGGGTCCAGGCGCGGATCTGGTCCAGGTCCGCTTCCGGCATGGCGCGCGCGCCGCCTTCGCCCTGGACCGGCTCGAAGATCAGGGCGGCCGTGGTCGGCTGCTCGATCAGGGCCTTGAGGGCGTCCATCTCGCCCCACTTGGCCTGGATATAGTTCGGCAGGCGCGGGCCGAAGCCCTCGACGTAGGACGGGTTGCCCGCGGCGTTGATCGCCGCATAGCTGCGGCCGTGGAACGAGCCGTCGAAGCCGATGATGTCGACCCGCTCCGGCTGGCCGTTGGCGGTGTGATACTTGCGGGCCGTCTTCAGCGCGCACTCGATCGCCTCGGTGCCCGAGTTGGTGAAGAACACCACGTCGGCGAAGGTCGCGTCGGTCAGCCGCTTGGCCAGCTCTTCCTGGCCCGGAATGCGGAAGATGTTCGACACGTGCCAGAGCTTCTCGCCCTGCTCCTTGAGCACCTCGACCAGCTTGGGATGGCAGTGGCCCAGGCCGTTGGTGGCGATGCCCGCCACGCAGTCCAGGTACTCCTCGCCGGAGGTGTCCCAAAGGCGCGCGCC
Coding sequences within:
- a CDS encoding DEAD/DEAH box helicase produces the protein MTDFASLGLAKPLLSALAAEGYTKPTPIQQQAIPLVLEGKDVLGIAQTGTGKTAAFALPILQRLAENRRPAPRRGCRALILSPTRELATQIGDSFKTYGANMGLSVQVVFGGVKYGPQVRALAGGVDVLVAAPGRLIDHINEKVANLSETEIFVLDEADQMLDMGFIVPIRRIVKHLPHKRQNLFFSATMPSEIEKLAGELLHNPSKVSVTPQSTTVEKIEQKILFVEAARKRALLAELFDDAAFKRVLVFTRTKRGADRVAKGLNTIGVEAASIHGDKTQGQRERALAAFKAGSMRALVATDIAARGIDVDGVTHVIQYELPNVPEAYVHRIGRTARAGANGAAVSLVADDERNLLKDIEKVTRQRIPSWDRRNDKVLGQAQAALSATDPIKTERHRDPRAAGGGGRNGGGGRGGQQNRNKKPQALDASGKPQPERGQRARHRPAGYEPLAAAGDAPPKRKRNRNRNRGKGGGGQGAQA
- a CDS encoding enoyl-CoA hydratase-related protein, which translates into the protein MAYEFIKVDREGPVTIFTLNRPEVMNALHSPMHFELDEAFNAFAADPDQWVGIVTGAGDRAFSAGNDLKHQASGGKMGSPPSGFAGLTSRFDLDKPLIAAVNGVAMGGGFEIALACDLIIAADTAVFALPEPKVGLAALAGGLHRLPRQIGLKQAMGMILTARRVGAEEGRQLGFVNAVVPAADLLAEAKKWAALIGECSPMSIRASKQAVMQGLEMNLEEAIKGQFKMPAVAALFQSEDFREGPLAFAQKRAPEWKGR
- a CDS encoding gamma carbonic anhydrase family protein yields the protein MTVYALGALTPQLPPEGEYWIAPSAEVMGAVILKKNASIWWGAVARGDTESLTIGENSNVQDGSVLHADHGMPLVIGANVTVGHMVMLHGCTIGDNSLIGIGAIVLNGAKIGRNCLIGAGALIPEGKEIPDNSLVMGAPGKVVREISEQQARGLTMSALHYVENWKRFARDLKAVG
- a CDS encoding PhoH family protein, giving the protein MTKRALKRTVREGAFDHAQFHDDGKVRRLPVNSGGWSPLGRDDDRDQGYLKTIKPKSDGQAELLAAIDAKNLVMALGPAGTGKTYLAIAKAVEALEGGKVAKIVLSRPAVEAGESIGFLPGDMEDKLAPYLRPLYDALSDRLSMKRVRALIAEGAIEIAPVGYMRGRTLNNAFVVIDEAQNCTYGQLKMLLTRLGWHSTMVVTGDPHQSDLLPGLSGLGDVADRFEAVPNIAVVRLAEQDIVRHPLVAEMLGVL
- the argF gene encoding ornithine carbamoyltransferase → MTASPRHFLDLWKLEAHELRAILDDAKTRKASRRGWTQAMVDHDAPAAGRTLAMIFEKNSTRTRFSFDAAIRQLGGAGIISTSSDMQLGRGETIEDTAKVLSRMVDAVMIRANRHSDVELFAQNSTVPVINGLTDRSHPCQIMADLLTFEEHRGPVTGKTIAWVGDGNNVCASFIHAAPKLGFKLNIACPAAYHPDLYDLARAAEQQGQVQMTEDPRDAVRGADCVVTDTWVSMGDVDGEARLDAFESYQVDEDLMALADRDAVFLHCLPAHRGEEVTDGVIDGPQSLVWDEAENRIHAQKSILAWCFGKIG
- a CDS encoding aspartate aminotransferase family protein, which gives rise to MSTTTTSAPSPDHIMGVYNRAPLAVERGRGARLWDTSGEEYLDCVAGIATNGLGHCHPKLVEVLKEQGEKLWHVSNIFRIPGQEELAKRLTDATFADVVFFTNSGTEAIECALKTARKYHTANGQPERVDIIGFDGSFHGRSYAAINAAGNPSYVEGFGPRLPNYIQAKWGEMDALKALIEQPTTAALIFEPVQGEGGARAMPEADLDQIRAWTRENGVLLIYDEVQSGMGRTGKLFAHDWASDAAPDIMCVAKALGGGFPVGACLASAEAAKGMTVGVHGSTFGGNPLAMAVAIAAFDEIAKEETLTNVRDVAGYFAQQLNGLKDRFPDVIVDVRGKGFLIGLKLVPVNREFMGWARDHKLLVAGGGDNCVRLLPPLNLTLDEAREAVEKLEKTCEFARAKAAA